In the genome of Catalinimonas alkaloidigena, the window ACGATGGCGATAGCCCTGGTGATCGGCACCGGCGCGTTCTCCTCGCTCAATTCCAAGCGATTCAAAGTAAAAACGGTGGTGATCGACGCCGGCCACGGCGGGCACGATCCCGGTAACCTGGGGACCGGTCGCTACAAAACCCGCGAAAAAGACATTGCGCTGAAAATCGCCCTGGAACTGGGGCGGATCATTCAGGAAAATATGCCGGACGTAAAGGTGATCTACACCCGAAAAGACGACCGGTTTATCGAACTGAGCGACCGGCCCGCCATCGCCAATAAAAACGATGCCGATCTGTTTATCTCCGTCCACTGCAATTCAGGCCCCAAGGCGGCCTACGGTACCGAAAGCTTCGTGATGGGGAACAGCAACGTGCCGGGCAACCTCGAAGTGGCGAAGCGCGAGAACTCGGTCATTTTGCAGGAGAGCGACTACCTGGAAAAGTACGATGGTTTCGACCCGAACTCGCCACTGGCGCATATTTTCTTTGCCAACATGCAGTCGGCCTACCTGGAAAATTCGTTGCTGTTTGCCGACCACGTCGAGACGCAGTTCAAAGACCGGGTCGGGCGCCACAGCCGGGGGGTGAAACAGGCTTCGCTGTGGGTCCTCTGGAAATCGGCCATGCCGGCCGTGTTGGTCGAAGTGGGCTTTCTGACCAATCCGACCGAAGAGAAGTACCTCAACGATAATCTCGGCCAAGTTTACATTGCCTCCGGCATTTACCGGGCGTTCCGCGATTACAAGAAAGACATCGAGTCGATCGAGTAACGCGTCGCTGCAGCTTTTCCGGCACAATCTCCACCAATAAATTACGTTTGCGCGCGTTCCTGTAAAGGAATTGAAACTTTCGTACCCAAATCCGGTATAATTGATATCGACTAAATCTCTGTTGTGTGAAGGTATCTAAAGAATTTAAGGTGGGGCTCCTGACCTTGGTGTCAGGGACCATCCTCTATCTGGGGTTCAACTTCCTGAAGGGAGCGGACCTCTTCTCCTCCAGCCGAACGTATTACACCTTTTACGAGAACGTAGACGGCCTGACGGTGTCTAACGCCGTGATGCTGAACGGGTTGGCCGTAGGACGTGTGGAAGAAATCAAGCGCTTGCCCGAGCGGAACAACATGCTGCAGGTGGCGATCGACATCGACGATGACATTGTGCTGGGACGCGAGTCGCGGGCCGTGCTGACCGACGGCGATCTGCTGGGCGGGAAGATGATCCGCCTCGAACTCGGCGACGTAAAAGTGGCGCTCAATGCGGAAGATACGTTGACAGGCACGGTCGACGAGAGCATCGTCGACCTGTTGCAGGAGAAAACCCTGCCGGTGATGGACAACCTTAACCAGATGTCTAACACGCTGAACGGCATCATCAGTGGCTTTTCCGGCACTGCCGATTCGGTGAACATGATGCTACGGGAAGCGCGTTTGTCGACCAACCAGCTGCGGTTGACCCTCTCCGAGAACCGGGAAAATATTCTGGGCATTACGCGTGATCTGAGCCAGTTTACCGGCTCGCTGACGGAATACGATGCGCAGATCGGTCCGATGCTGACCAAACTGAATGCCGTAGCCGACACGTTGCAACAGATGGAACTGGCCGCTGCCGTGCAGAACGTCAACCAATCGGTCGCGAACCTGAACGCCACGTTGGCCAAGGTGAACAAAGGCGAAGGTACGCTGGGCAAACTGGCCAACGACGCAGCGATGTACAACAACCTCAATGCTTCGCTGTCGAGCCTCGACGAGTTGCTGGTCGACTTGCGCGAACACCCGAAGCGGTACGTGCATTTCTCGATTTTCGGGCGGAAAGACAAGAGCGACAAAGACGACGATCAGGAAGAAGAAACGACCCCTGAGTCGGAAGTGACCACCTACGAAGGCACGCTTCCCTAAGCAAGATTTTAAGATTGTTGGACAACGGGCGGAGGCAAACTTCCGCCCGTTCTTTTTTAGGAGGAACGGCTATCTTCGCAGTAGCCAAACACCGAACGAAACCCCACCTCATGGACCTGGAATTCAACCGTAACGAAGACGTTTACAAGCAGCTGTTGTTCCGCCTCCGCAACCACGAAAAACGCGTGTGGAAAGGCGGCGGCACCAAAAAGATTGAGGCGCATCACGCCAAAGGAAAACTGACGGCCCGGGAGCGGATCGAGTATCTGCTCGACGAAGGAGCCGATTTTCTGGAAATCGGGGCGTTTGCGGGCGAAGGCATGTACGAAGAATTTGGGGGGTGTCCATCGGGCGGGGTGGTGACCGGTGTCGGTTACGTGCAGGGGCGTCTTTGCATGGTGGTGGCCAACGACGCCACCGTGAAGGCCGGAGCGTGGTTCCCCATCACGGCTAAGAAAAACCTGCGTGCCCAGGAAATTGCGATGGAAAATCGCCTGCCGATCATTTACCTGGTCGACAGCGCAGGCGTGTTCCTGCCTTTGCAGGAGGACGTGTTTCCCGACAAAGAACATTTCGGGCGCATCTTCCGCAACAACGCGCGTCTTTCGTCAATGGGCATCATTCAGATTGCCGCCATTATGGGCTCGTGTGTGGCCGGAGGGGCGTACCTGCCGATCATGTCCGACGAAGCCATGATCGTCGACAAGACAGGTTCCATCTTCCTGGCCGGATCGTACCTGGTGAAGGCAGCCAT includes:
- a CDS encoding N-acetylmuramoyl-L-alanine amidase yields the protein MAIALVIGTGAFSSLNSKRFKVKTVVIDAGHGGHDPGNLGTGRYKTREKDIALKIALELGRIIQENMPDVKVIYTRKDDRFIELSDRPAIANKNDADLFISVHCNSGPKAAYGTESFVMGNSNVPGNLEVAKRENSVILQESDYLEKYDGFDPNSPLAHIFFANMQSAYLENSLLFADHVETQFKDRVGRHSRGVKQASLWVLWKSAMPAVLVEVGFLTNPTEEKYLNDNLGQVYIASGIYRAFRDYKKDIESIE
- a CDS encoding MlaD family protein, which translates into the protein MKVSKEFKVGLLTLVSGTILYLGFNFLKGADLFSSSRTYYTFYENVDGLTVSNAVMLNGLAVGRVEEIKRLPERNNMLQVAIDIDDDIVLGRESRAVLTDGDLLGGKMIRLELGDVKVALNAEDTLTGTVDESIVDLLQEKTLPVMDNLNQMSNTLNGIISGFSGTADSVNMMLREARLSTNQLRLTLSENRENILGITRDLSQFTGSLTEYDAQIGPMLTKLNAVADTLQQMELAAAVQNVNQSVANLNATLAKVNKGEGTLGKLANDAAMYNNLNASLSSLDELLVDLREHPKRYVHFSIFGRKDKSDKDDDQEEETTPESEVTTYEGTLP